Proteins encoded in a region of the Vicia villosa cultivar HV-30 ecotype Madison, WI linkage group LG5, Vvil1.0, whole genome shotgun sequence genome:
- the LOC131603814 gene encoding uncharacterized protein LOC131603814 isoform X1, with amino-acid sequence MKVACSLEHFPLCTNSSYHTLTSLKLISWEEVQQWGRQKPVFPNSLQFPALTYLSLQSFTFRCTTDDGYADPFSVFQSLNTLIIECCSLYNEKTRVEDNLFISSVSLVNLTIVLPANYKSYKLKLSTPNLFSFDFTGHPFQNLCGHHNISNTNFSYIKHVKIHLPFHKVTNFPSILFNWLVELDLMESLAISSETLEILKLIPDSWKIDFPYLHNLKLLEIEIHEFSSLPDGTEDFLLQNAPSAKKVIFPGPTLKDLICNDSWINEAKTRRKQSRH; translated from the exons ATGAAAGTGGCTTGCAGTCTTGAACACTTTCCACTCTGTACCAACTCTTCATATCATACTTTAACCTCTCTTAAACTTATTTCATGGGAAGAAGTGCAACAATGGGGTAGACAAAAACCAGTATTTCCGAATTCTCTTCAATTTCCCGCATTAACCTACTTGTCTTTACAATCCTTCACCTTTCGATGCACTACTGATGATGGCTATGCTGACCCCTTTTCCGTATTTCAAAGTTTGAATACTTTGATTATTGAATGTTGTTCACTTTATAATGAAAAAACCCGTGTTGAAGACAACCTATTCATATCAAGTGTCTCACTTGTTAATTTAACAATAGTATTGCCTGCCAATTACAAGTCTTATAAATTGAAGTTATCTACCCCAAATCTTTTTAGCTTTGATTTTACTGGTCATCCATTTCAGAATTTATGTGGGCACCATAACATTAGCAATACCAATTTCTCTTATATTAAACACGTAAAGATTCATTTACCATTCCACAAAGTCACAAATTTTCCTTCAATTCTATTCAATTGGCTTGTTGAGCTTGACCTTATGGAATCATTGGCAATCTCTTCAGAGACTCTTGAG ATTCTCAAATTAATTCCTGATTCATGGAAGATTGATTTCCCTTATTTACATAATTTGAAGTTATTGGAAATAGAAATACATGAATTTTCATCTCTACCCGATGGAACAGAAGACTTTTTGCTTCAAAATGCACCGTCAGCAAAGAAAGTCATTTTCCCAGG GCCTACTTTGAAGGATTTAATATGCAATGACTCATGGATCAATGAAGCAAAAACACGCCGAAAACAATCTCGACACTGA
- the LOC131603814 gene encoding uncharacterized protein LOC131603814 isoform X2: protein MKVACSLEHFPLCTNSSYHTLTSLKLISWEEVQQWGRQKPVFPNSLQFPALTYLSLQSFTFRCTTDDGYADPFSVFQSLNTLIIECCSLYNEKTRVEDNLFISSVSLVNLTIVLPANYKSYKLKLSTPNLFSFDFTGHPFQNLCGHHNISNTNFSYIKHVKIHLPFHKVTNFPSILFNWLVELDLMESLAISSETLELLEIEIHEFSSLPDGTEDFLLQNAPSAKKVIFPGPTLKDLICNDSWINEAKTRRKQSRH from the exons ATGAAAGTGGCTTGCAGTCTTGAACACTTTCCACTCTGTACCAACTCTTCATATCATACTTTAACCTCTCTTAAACTTATTTCATGGGAAGAAGTGCAACAATGGGGTAGACAAAAACCAGTATTTCCGAATTCTCTTCAATTTCCCGCATTAACCTACTTGTCTTTACAATCCTTCACCTTTCGATGCACTACTGATGATGGCTATGCTGACCCCTTTTCCGTATTTCAAAGTTTGAATACTTTGATTATTGAATGTTGTTCACTTTATAATGAAAAAACCCGTGTTGAAGACAACCTATTCATATCAAGTGTCTCACTTGTTAATTTAACAATAGTATTGCCTGCCAATTACAAGTCTTATAAATTGAAGTTATCTACCCCAAATCTTTTTAGCTTTGATTTTACTGGTCATCCATTTCAGAATTTATGTGGGCACCATAACATTAGCAATACCAATTTCTCTTATATTAAACACGTAAAGATTCATTTACCATTCCACAAAGTCACAAATTTTCCTTCAATTCTATTCAATTGGCTTGTTGAGCTTGACCTTATGGAATCATTGGCAATCTCTTCAGAGACTCTTGAG TTATTGGAAATAGAAATACATGAATTTTCATCTCTACCCGATGGAACAGAAGACTTTTTGCTTCAAAATGCACCGTCAGCAAAGAAAGTCATTTTCCCAGG GCCTACTTTGAAGGATTTAATATGCAATGACTCATGGATCAATGAAGCAAAAACACGCCGAAAACAATCTCGACACTGA